In Pseudodesulfovibrio sp. JC047, one DNA window encodes the following:
- a CDS encoding HD-GYP domain-containing protein — protein sequence MTEYRIPVEHLRPGVFIRLEKTSWFDHPFLFSNFKIKDQKHVQLIQRLGISHVLCIPEKSDVLPLNAPEQEPASLPVEEQISQDIIDHLWAIKNERTLRLRQKKERIARCEKHFSTCISHFNAIERNLLSGTDQSLEEALNFVQRLTDLFLKDRESTLHLMHVTAKEEATYSHPMNVAILSMMVGKEARLTESDMTTLGLGALLHDIGKNRIPKKLLKKRGERTRPEQEILRQHPVFGVEMLSEVDALSSRVATIVGHHHEQMDGSGYPKGLDGSAIDPLARIVTIADAYDNHCNHADPMDSMTPYLALSHMFGHQKHLFDVEDLTLFIRCLGIYPPGTVVELSNGDIGMVMAVNPKSQLNPSVMLYDPDVPKKEALIVDLVDEQDLKVEKSIRLTQLPQEAHDYLSPRAKFTYYVDPTQ from the coding sequence ATGACTGAATATCGCATTCCGGTTGAGCATCTCAGGCCGGGAGTTTTTATCAGGCTGGAAAAAACAAGCTGGTTCGACCATCCTTTTTTATTCAGTAATTTCAAAATAAAAGATCAGAAACATGTGCAGCTCATTCAACGGCTGGGAATATCGCACGTCCTCTGCATCCCTGAAAAAAGCGATGTACTGCCACTCAACGCACCCGAACAAGAGCCAGCTTCTCTGCCTGTGGAAGAACAAATTTCACAGGACATCATCGACCATCTCTGGGCAATCAAGAATGAACGCACCCTTCGTCTCCGCCAAAAAAAGGAACGGATTGCCCGCTGTGAAAAACACTTTTCCACATGCATCTCCCATTTCAACGCCATTGAACGCAATCTGTTGAGCGGCACCGATCAGTCGCTGGAAGAGGCCCTCAACTTTGTTCAACGTCTCACCGATTTATTTCTGAAAGATCGCGAATCCACCCTGCATTTGATGCACGTCACGGCCAAAGAGGAAGCGACATATTCGCATCCGATGAACGTCGCAATTTTATCAATGATGGTTGGCAAGGAAGCCCGATTGACGGAAAGCGACATGACAACCCTGGGTCTGGGCGCGCTTCTTCACGATATAGGCAAGAACCGTATCCCGAAAAAGCTGCTCAAAAAGCGGGGGGAACGCACTCGACCTGAACAGGAAATTCTTCGTCAACACCCTGTTTTCGGGGTGGAAATGCTCTCGGAGGTAGACGCTCTGTCCTCCCGGGTCGCCACCATTGTCGGGCACCATCACGAACAGATGGATGGATCGGGATACCCGAAAGGACTTGATGGCAGTGCTATTGATCCACTTGCGCGTATCGTGACCATTGCTGACGCCTATGACAACCATTGCAACCATGCTGACCCCATGGATTCAATGACGCCGTACCTCGCCCTTTCCCACATGTTCGGGCACCAGAAGCACCTCTTCGATGTGGAAGATCTGACTTTGTTCATTCGCTGTCTGGGGATATACCCACCCGGAACAGTGGTGGAATTATCCAACGGAGACATCGGCATGGTCATGGCCGTGAACCCGAAAAGCCAGCTCAACCCGAGCGTCATGCTCTACGATCCCGATGTGCCGAAAAAAGAAGCGTTGATCGTGGATCTGGTGGATGAACAGGATCTCAAGGTCGAAAAATCCATCCGCCTGACCCAACTCCCGCAGGAAGCACACGACTACCTTTCTCCACGCGCAAAATTCACCTACTACGTGGACCCCACGCAATGA
- a CDS encoding formate dehydrogenase accessory sulfurtransferase FdhD — protein sequence MSHVKLYVLNNEAESERQQTPESGQAVRLACPVTLQQFSGGSLSFQEGLVAVESDIRIVVNGRDFGALTRTPGDDLSLIAGYLFTHSMIREGDDMVDCSFRYRSTSHATVTLKTAECIRRLYPSPKPVHVVPERVFAFKRSFERRQNLYKNTRSTHGAALFSLEGELLAFGEDVGRHNAFDKAIGRALLEGTLDRVNIAMLSSRLALELTKKAATANIPILCGFSAATSSSINYAERNNITLVGRIRSDSFDVYSNGWRFQ from the coding sequence ATGTCGCATGTGAAATTGTATGTCTTGAATAATGAAGCCGAAAGCGAGCGGCAGCAGACTCCGGAGTCGGGTCAGGCCGTGCGATTGGCCTGTCCCGTGACCCTTCAGCAGTTCTCGGGAGGCTCGCTGTCTTTTCAGGAAGGACTTGTGGCCGTGGAATCGGATATTCGTATCGTGGTGAATGGTCGGGATTTTGGGGCATTGACCCGGACTCCCGGCGATGATTTGTCCTTGATTGCGGGATATCTTTTTACCCATTCCATGATTCGTGAAGGGGACGATATGGTGGACTGTTCCTTTCGGTATCGGTCCACTTCTCATGCCACGGTGACGTTGAAGACGGCGGAATGTATCCGTCGTCTGTACCCTTCGCCAAAACCCGTGCATGTGGTGCCGGAACGAGTGTTTGCGTTTAAACGGTCCTTTGAGCGGCGGCAGAATTTGTACAAGAATACCCGGTCAACCCACGGCGCGGCCCTGTTTTCGTTGGAAGGGGAGCTTTTGGCCTTTGGCGAAGATGTGGGACGGCACAACGCCTTTGACAAGGCCATAGGTCGTGCGTTGCTTGAAGGTACCCTGGACCGAGTGAATATCGCCATGCTGTCGTCACGTCTGGCACTCGAACTCACCAAAAAGGCCGCGACCGCGAATATCCCGATTCTGTGCGGGTTTTCGGCGGCAACGAGTTCATCCATCAATTACGCGGAACGGAATAACATCACATTGGTCGGGCGGATCAGGAGTGATTCTTTTGACGTGTATTCCAACGGGTGGCGGTTTCAATAG
- a CDS encoding formate dehydrogenase accessory protein FdhE, producing the protein MSTVSASTMVETTLASIRERTPAYGELADQFGRVFLAVAGVRDDLMKKGVAIPAIDPARISAGVPVLVGNDMTLWANELVESASVVVPILSEVLALDEATRKSLIEWMADPKHVSGLAQAWIEGDRKYFENTSVCPETVSPDVLLSISETISVPVLCAVVETLGESLASLSWDHGYCPVCGSTPSISMLSPKEVSELDQLVGGGGKKYLHCSHCGHDWRFKRNACPACGNDDAETREVFYADGTNAERIEACHACGKYCLNVDLREYEPRPNLDVLQMGLIHLDLFAHEHKLQPLTATLWNTLES; encoded by the coding sequence ATGAGCACTGTATCTGCCAGTACGATGGTTGAAACGACCCTGGCGTCCATTCGCGAACGGACACCGGCCTATGGCGAACTCGCTGACCAATTCGGTCGGGTTTTTCTCGCTGTTGCGGGCGTGCGCGACGATCTGATGAAAAAAGGGGTGGCGATACCGGCCATCGATCCTGCCAGAATTTCAGCCGGGGTGCCTGTTCTGGTTGGAAACGACATGACACTGTGGGCGAACGAGCTGGTTGAATCCGCTTCAGTCGTGGTGCCCATTTTGTCCGAAGTGCTGGCGTTGGACGAAGCGACTCGGAAAAGCTTGATAGAATGGATGGCTGATCCCAAGCATGTTTCGGGACTTGCCCAGGCCTGGATAGAAGGCGATCGGAAATATTTCGAGAACACCTCTGTTTGCCCGGAGACGGTGTCCCCGGACGTGTTGTTGTCCATTTCAGAGACCATTTCCGTTCCTGTTCTTTGTGCTGTTGTCGAAACCCTGGGTGAGTCCCTTGCCTCCTTGTCCTGGGATCACGGGTATTGTCCGGTGTGCGGTTCCACGCCTTCCATTTCCATGCTGTCGCCCAAAGAGGTGTCGGAACTCGATCAACTGGTCGGAGGCGGTGGCAAGAAATATTTGCACTGTTCTCACTGCGGGCATGATTGGCGTTTCAAGCGTAACGCGTGTCCGGCCTGTGGCAATGATGACGCAGAGACCCGTGAAGTCTTTTATGCCGATGGGACGAACGCCGAACGGATCGAGGCGTGTCACGCCTGTGGCAAATACTGTTTGAATGTCGATTTGCGCGAGTATGAACCGCGTCCGAATCTGGATGTCCTTCAAATGGGGCTGATCCATCTTGATCTTTTTGCGCATGAGCACAAATTGCAGCCGCTCACCGCGACGTTGTGGAATACCCTGGAGTCGTAG
- a CDS encoding 4Fe-4S dicluster domain-containing protein produces MPKTIFVDTSRCTACRGCQIACKEWHELPANKTTQYKWGSHQNPQDLNANNYKLVRFNEHLEDGKVHWNFFPDQCRHCELAACKEMGDIYIEEAIIKDEETGAVIFTEKTKGFTKEQFEEIKDACPYNIPRRNEETGLMAKCTMCNDRIHNGLVPACVKVCPTGAMQFGERSDMLKLANSRLATLKKKYPKARLADPDEVNVIYLLIDEPENYHEFSVAQATVGPMSKKQFLATLARPFKALKA; encoded by the coding sequence ATGCCCAAGACGATATTCGTTGATACGTCACGATGCACAGCGTGCCGTGGATGTCAGATAGCCTGTAAGGAATGGCATGAGCTGCCAGCGAACAAAACCACGCAGTACAAGTGGGGCAGCCATCAGAATCCGCAGGATCTGAATGCCAACAACTATAAACTTGTTCGTTTTAACGAGCACCTCGAAGATGGCAAGGTTCATTGGAACTTCTTCCCGGATCAGTGCCGCCATTGTGAATTGGCCGCCTGTAAGGAGATGGGTGATATCTACATTGAAGAAGCCATTATCAAGGATGAAGAGACCGGTGCGGTCATTTTCACCGAGAAGACAAAGGGCTTTACCAAGGAACAGTTCGAGGAAATCAAGGATGCCTGTCCGTACAATATCCCGCGTCGCAATGAAGAGACCGGGCTGATGGCCAAATGTACCATGTGTAATGACAGGATTCATAATGGACTGGTGCCGGCGTGCGTGAAGGTGTGTCCCACCGGCGCCATGCAGTTTGGCGAGCGGAGCGATATGCTCAAACTTGCCAATTCGCGGCTGGCTACCTTGAAAAAGAAATACCCGAAAGCGCGTCTCGCCGATCCTGACGAGGTCAATGTGATCTATCTGCTCATTGATGAGCCGGAGAACTATCATGAGTTCTCTGTTGCGCAGGCAACGGTTGGTCCCATGAGCAAGAAACAATTTCTTGCGACCTTGGCTAGACCCTTTAAGGCTTTGAAAGCATAA
- the fdnG gene encoding formate dehydrogenase-N subunit alpha: MKLDRRSFMKLAGTSAACLTLGQLGVNLTPVKAYAGTLKISGAKEVVTVCPFCSVSCHIIGHVKDGKLVSTEGDPDYPVNEGALCAKGAAMLSMTTSHHRLKKPLYRAPYSDTWEEKSWDWMLDRIARRIKDTRDKDLILKNEQGETVNRLESMFMLGTSHAGNEECAIAHQAMRSLGVVHMDHQARIUHSATVAALGESFGRGAMTNHWIDIKNADSILIMGSNAAEHHPISFKWVLKAKDKGATVMHVDPKFSRTSARSDFHVPLRSGTDIAFLGGMIKYIVENKKYFHEYVTEYTNAALIVGKDFGFEDGLFTGFDAKTRSYDKSKWGFEMDAQGVPKRDKSLKDPRCVFQLLKKHYARYDVKTVSETTGVSADDLMKVYENFAATGRPDKAGTVMYALGWTQHTVGVQNIRSAGIIQLLLGNIGVAGGGINALRGEPNVQGSTDHALLYHIIPGYMAMPQSGWQTYDEYLKANTPISNDSQSANWWQHKPKYFASLLKAWYGENATKENGFCYEYLPKLEKGEDYSYMYLFDRMYQKKIRGGIIIGLNPMNSVPNSNKLRKALDNLDWLVTSELHHSETTDNWKRPGADPKKIKTEVFLLPSAHRLEKDGSVTNSGRWLLWHYQAIKPAFEAKPFGDMFCGFMKRVQKLYEKEGGVLPEALTKLDYPETYDVDDLCARINGRFTRDVEFKGTKYKKGQQVPTFTALADDGSTSSLNWLYAGSYTEEDGNKAKRRSTAQTAMQKNIGLFPNWSWCWPVNRRILYNRASVDLNGKPYNTAKAVIEWKDGKWIGDVPDGGWPPMATGKGRSPFIMSKHGFGQIFGPGRQDGPFPEHYEPVETPVKVNKFSSQLSSPVYKFVDSDLDKLAAPADPKYPVVLTTYSVTEHWCGGGETRNVPNLLEAEPQLYVEMSPELAQEKGIKNGDGVIVESVRGRVEAFAMVTIRLRPLKIHGQVIHEIGMPFCFGWTTPGTGDSTNRLTPFVGDPNTTIPEFKACCVNIRKADKLTELAI, encoded by the coding sequence ATGAAACTCGACCGCCGAAGCTTCATGAAGCTCGCAGGAACCAGCGCGGCGTGTCTCACCCTCGGGCAGCTCGGAGTGAATCTTACTCCGGTCAAGGCCTATGCCGGGACATTGAAGATCTCGGGTGCAAAAGAGGTTGTGACCGTCTGTCCGTTCTGCTCGGTGAGCTGTCATATTATCGGGCATGTCAAGGACGGCAAGCTCGTCAGTACGGAAGGTGATCCGGATTATCCCGTGAATGAGGGCGCACTCTGTGCCAAGGGCGCAGCCATGCTCAGCATGACGACCAGCCATCATCGGCTGAAAAAGCCCCTGTACCGTGCTCCGTATAGTGATACGTGGGAAGAAAAGAGTTGGGACTGGATGTTGGACCGCATTGCGCGCCGCATCAAGGACACTCGCGACAAGGATCTGATTTTGAAGAACGAGCAGGGTGAAACGGTCAACCGGCTCGAATCCATGTTTATGCTCGGTACCTCCCATGCGGGGAACGAGGAATGTGCGATTGCCCACCAGGCAATGCGCAGCCTGGGTGTTGTCCACATGGACCACCAGGCACGTATCTGACACAGCGCAACTGTTGCGGCTCTGGGAGAGTCGTTCGGACGCGGTGCGATGACCAACCACTGGATCGACATCAAGAATGCCGATTCAATCCTCATAATGGGCAGTAATGCTGCCGAACATCATCCGATTTCATTCAAATGGGTGTTGAAAGCCAAGGACAAGGGCGCCACTGTCATGCATGTGGACCCGAAATTCTCGCGGACATCAGCCAGATCGGATTTTCATGTTCCCCTTCGGTCCGGAACGGACATCGCTTTTCTCGGGGGCATGATCAAGTATATTGTCGAGAACAAGAAATACTTCCATGAATATGTCACGGAATACACCAACGCTGCTCTGATCGTGGGCAAGGACTTCGGTTTTGAAGACGGCCTGTTTACCGGGTTCGACGCAAAGACGAGAAGTTACGACAAGTCCAAGTGGGGCTTTGAAATGGATGCGCAGGGCGTTCCCAAACGGGACAAGAGCCTGAAGGATCCTCGGTGTGTGTTCCAGCTTCTCAAGAAGCATTACGCACGGTACGACGTGAAGACGGTTTCCGAGACCACGGGTGTGTCTGCCGACGACCTGATGAAGGTCTATGAAAACTTCGCAGCCACGGGTCGCCCGGACAAGGCCGGAACGGTCATGTACGCTTTGGGCTGGACCCAGCATACTGTCGGCGTCCAGAATATTCGGTCCGCCGGAATCATTCAGCTCCTGCTCGGAAACATCGGTGTCGCCGGTGGTGGTATCAACGCCCTTCGCGGTGAACCCAATGTGCAGGGATCGACCGACCATGCACTGCTGTATCACATCATTCCCGGGTACATGGCCATGCCGCAGAGCGGTTGGCAGACCTATGATGAGTACCTCAAGGCCAATACTCCGATCTCCAATGATTCGCAGTCTGCCAACTGGTGGCAACATAAACCCAAGTACTTCGCGAGTTTGCTCAAGGCGTGGTATGGTGAAAACGCCACCAAGGAAAATGGATTCTGTTACGAATATCTGCCCAAGCTCGAAAAGGGTGAGGATTATTCCTACATGTATCTGTTTGATCGCATGTATCAGAAGAAGATTCGGGGCGGTATCATCATCGGTCTGAACCCGATGAACAGTGTGCCGAACTCCAACAAGCTCCGGAAAGCTTTGGATAATCTCGATTGGCTTGTGACCTCCGAGTTGCACCATTCCGAGACCACGGATAACTGGAAACGGCCAGGTGCCGACCCCAAGAAGATCAAGACTGAAGTCTTCCTGCTGCCATCTGCGCATCGTCTTGAAAAAGACGGGTCTGTCACGAACTCGGGCCGTTGGTTGCTGTGGCATTATCAGGCCATCAAGCCCGCTTTCGAGGCCAAACCGTTTGGCGACATGTTCTGCGGCTTCATGAAGCGTGTGCAGAAATTGTATGAAAAGGAAGGCGGTGTTCTTCCTGAGGCCCTGACAAAGCTCGATTATCCTGAAACCTACGATGTCGATGATTTGTGTGCCCGGATCAATGGTCGCTTTACGCGGGATGTTGAGTTCAAGGGAACCAAATATAAGAAGGGGCAGCAGGTCCCGACCTTCACGGCTTTGGCCGATGACGGGTCCACCAGCAGCCTGAACTGGTTGTATGCCGGAAGTTATACCGAAGAAGACGGCAACAAGGCGAAACGTCGTAGTACGGCGCAGACCGCGATGCAGAAAAATATCGGTCTGTTCCCGAACTGGTCCTGGTGTTGGCCGGTGAACCGTCGGATTCTCTACAACCGTGCCTCTGTCGATTTGAACGGCAAGCCGTACAATACGGCCAAGGCGGTTATCGAGTGGAAGGACGGCAAGTGGATCGGTGATGTCCCGGATGGCGGCTGGCCGCCCATGGCCACCGGCAAGGGCAGAAGCCCGTTCATCATGTCCAAACACGGTTTTGGTCAGATCTTTGGCCCGGGTCGTCAGGATGGTCCGTTCCCCGAACATTACGAACCGGTCGAGACGCCGGTGAAGGTGAACAAGTTCTCCAGTCAGCTCAGCAGTCCGGTGTACAAGTTCGTTGATTCCGATCTGGATAAACTGGCAGCTCCGGCTGATCCGAAATATCCGGTGGTGTTGACCACGTACAGCGTGACCGAGCACTGGTGCGGTGGCGGTGAAACTCGCAATGTCCCCAACCTGCTTGAAGCGGAACCGCAGCTCTATGTCGAGATGAGTCCCGAATTGGCGCAGGAAAAGGGCATCAAGAATGGAGACGGCGTGATTGTCGAATCTGTCCGTGGCCGTGTCGAAGCGTTTGCCATGGTCACCATTCGTCTGCGTCCGCTGAAGATTCATGGACAGGTCATCCACGAGATCGGTATGCCGTTCTGCTTTGGTTGGACCACGCCGGGAACAGGAGATTCCACAAACAGGTTGACGCCGTTTGTCGGTGATCCCAATACGACCATTCCCGAATTCAAGGCCTGTTGCGTCAATATTCGCAAGGCCGACAAGCTCACTGAGCTGGCAATATAA
- a CDS encoding LysR family transcriptional regulator — protein MLKSEILESASAAVGAGPRPEPTMRMHLWVETDDGVLFGLGRLQLLRQVERCGSLKAAAESLGMSYRGAWGKIKTTEELIGRKLIERATSRRAGYHLTSFGCGIARDFDKWYQDVESYALSKGQECFPFSLGKYT, from the coding sequence ATGCTGAAATCCGAAATTTTGGAATCTGCCAGTGCTGCGGTGGGGGCAGGACCTCGTCCCGAGCCGACAATGCGGATGCACCTATGGGTCGAGACCGACGACGGGGTGCTTTTCGGGCTTGGCCGATTGCAATTGCTTCGTCAGGTGGAGCGGTGTGGGTCTCTCAAGGCCGCAGCTGAATCCTTGGGCATGTCGTATCGGGGGGCATGGGGCAAGATCAAGACAACGGAAGAATTGATCGGCCGAAAACTCATTGAAAGAGCCACGAGTCGTCGCGCCGGATATCACCTCACTTCCTTTGGGTGTGGCATCGCCAGAGATTTTGACAAATGGTATCAGGATGTCGAGTCATATGCCCTGTCCAAGGGACAGGAATGTTTTCCCTTTTCTCTTGGAAAATATACCTGA
- a CDS encoding response regulator: protein MKTHARILFVDDEPHVLSALKRMLRRKSDVWDMHFVENGTDALHLLERHPIDIIISDIRMPGMDGAELLTRIKELSPGTIRIALSGQVDMNEVVRSIKAVHQYISKPCEAGYLIDRIESALRSQAILTNNKMIQLVTRIEALPVIPEVFEEAEAELRKDEPSIEVIATTIARDVGLVAEIIKLINSPYFGLPTQVDSVEKAITLLGLDTIRALIFSTHLFTVYEEKTLPTFSLSLLWEHSFRVSNIARLIATHEAASRHVITQCRMAGLLHDVGKLVMASAFSKKYTEALDQVASHPETTISQAEQDLFEITHAEVGAYLMGLWGMSSDVVHAIGYHHRFNEIDNDVARYLSLADSIDHHFVILHDQYSRTSLREKLLSSKVNQEEFTQWISYINENWSGESPLNAIPTATITELFTEEKHHAPSNSPGR, encoded by the coding sequence ATGAAGACACACGCTCGCATACTCTTTGTGGATGACGAACCACATGTTCTTTCCGCGCTTAAACGGATGCTCAGACGCAAGAGCGATGTCTGGGACATGCATTTTGTCGAAAACGGGACCGATGCGCTGCACCTCCTGGAACGCCACCCCATCGACATCATTATTTCTGATATTCGAATGCCGGGAATGGATGGAGCGGAATTGTTGACCCGCATCAAGGAACTATCGCCCGGGACAATCCGGATCGCGCTGTCGGGACAAGTTGACATGAACGAGGTGGTCCGAAGCATCAAGGCGGTCCACCAATACATTTCAAAACCGTGTGAAGCGGGATATCTCATTGATCGCATCGAAAGCGCACTTCGATCACAGGCCATTCTGACCAACAATAAAATGATTCAATTGGTCACCAGAATCGAGGCCTTGCCAGTCATTCCCGAAGTGTTTGAAGAGGCCGAAGCCGAACTCCGCAAAGACGAGCCCTCCATCGAGGTTATTGCCACCACCATAGCCCGGGATGTGGGGCTGGTCGCGGAAATCATCAAGCTCATCAACTCGCCCTATTTCGGGCTGCCGACCCAGGTGGATTCTGTGGAAAAAGCCATCACCCTGTTGGGCCTCGACACCATCCGGGCACTGATATTCTCAACCCATCTCTTCACGGTCTATGAAGAAAAGACGCTCCCGACATTTTCCCTTTCCCTGCTCTGGGAACACAGCTTCCGAGTCTCGAATATAGCCCGTCTCATCGCCACCCACGAGGCGGCTTCGCGACATGTCATCACCCAATGTAGAATGGCCGGACTGCTGCATGACGTGGGGAAACTGGTCATGGCCAGCGCATTTTCCAAAAAATATACAGAGGCCCTCGACCAGGTTGCCTCTCATCCCGAAACAACCATCAGTCAGGCGGAACAGGACCTTTTCGAAATCACCCATGCCGAAGTCGGCGCGTATCTCATGGGACTTTGGGGCATGTCCAGCGATGTGGTCCATGCCATCGGCTATCATCATCGATTCAATGAAATCGACAATGATGTCGCACGGTACTTATCCCTCGCAGACAGCATCGACCACCATTTCGTCATCCTGCATGACCAGTATTCCAGGACATCATTGAGGGAAAAGCTGCTGTCCTCAAAAGTGAACCAGGAAGAATTCACGCAATGGATCTCTTATATCAACGAAAACTGGTCAGGGGAATCGCCACTCAATGCCATCCCCACCGCGACCATCACCGAACTTTTTACAGAGGAGAAACACCATGCCCCCTCGAATTCTCCTGGTAGATGA
- a CDS encoding HD domain-containing phosphohydrolase encodes MPPRILLVDDEPNVLSALRRQLRDRYRVETATNPAEALDTIDKMDPFSVVVSDFRMPQMNGIEFLNEFKTISPDTTRLMLTGYADLDNAIKAVNDGNVFRFLTKPCEKDLFLRNVKDAVTQYELVTIQKILLEKTLKGSVELLNEITALVNPEAGERINRVRRYVRYLAAQKGITDFWRYDIATMLSQLGTLILPPGTIADLLNDKELTAEQLQLFEMHPVIAQNLIAKLPRLDSIGEMVSYQLKGYDGTGTPKDPIKGTDIPIGGRILKMALDYDLALHHTKDPQKAFLLLEENRDKYDPELLYHLRGMLGVESRYTIRTLHYADLQPGMILHEDVVSTSGALLLKKSLELNKEKVDRIALFAKKVGIDKDIVVLVPELIISTIALDDA; translated from the coding sequence ATGCCCCCTCGAATTCTCCTGGTAGATGATGAACCCAATGTGCTCTCCGCCTTGCGACGCCAACTCCGTGACAGATACAGGGTAGAAACGGCAACCAATCCGGCCGAGGCACTGGACACAATCGACAAGATGGACCCGTTCTCCGTGGTTGTCTCGGACTTCAGAATGCCTCAGATGAACGGCATCGAATTCCTGAACGAATTCAAAACCATCAGCCCGGACACAACCCGACTGATGTTGACCGGCTATGCCGATCTCGATAATGCGATCAAGGCGGTCAACGACGGCAATGTCTTCCGATTTCTGACCAAACCGTGTGAAAAGGATTTATTCCTGCGCAACGTCAAAGACGCCGTGACCCAGTATGAACTCGTCACCATCCAGAAAATTCTGCTTGAAAAGACGCTCAAGGGAAGTGTCGAGTTGCTGAACGAGATCACCGCTCTGGTCAATCCCGAAGCCGGAGAACGGATCAACCGGGTCAGACGATATGTCCGGTATCTGGCGGCACAAAAAGGGATCACGGATTTCTGGCGATATGATATCGCGACCATGTTGTCCCAGCTCGGCACACTCATTCTCCCCCCCGGCACCATCGCTGATCTGCTTAACGACAAGGAACTGACCGCTGAACAGCTTCAGCTTTTTGAAATGCACCCGGTAATCGCCCAGAACCTGATCGCCAAACTCCCGAGGCTGGACTCCATCGGCGAAATGGTTTCCTACCAGCTCAAGGGATACGACGGCACCGGCACGCCGAAAGATCCAATCAAGGGCACAGACATTCCCATCGGGGGCCGCATCCTGAAAATGGCACTGGACTACGATCTGGCCCTGCATCACACGAAAGATCCACAGAAGGCCTTTCTCCTACTTGAAGAGAATCGGGATAAATATGATCCGGAGCTGCTCTACCACCTGCGGGGGATGCTCGGTGTCGAATCACGATACACCATCCGCACGCTCCACTATGCAGACTTGCAACCTGGCATGATTCTCCACGAAGATGTGGTGTCCACATCAGGCGCACTCTTGCTCAAAAAGAGCCTGGAGCTGAACAAGGAAAAAGTGGATCGAATCGCCCTATTCGCCAAGAAAGTCGGCATTGACAAGGATATCGTGGTTCTTGTCCCGGAACTCATTATCTCAACCATCGCTCTCGACGACGCGTGA